A stretch of the Candidatus Hydrogenedentota bacterium genome encodes the following:
- a CDS encoding PilZ domain-containing protein yields MGNCESYLAVGQNVLLSPYGGKESTVHYRVVLRGWQVGSWMWLEVPEDCEKLPLLLEDHTCVLRFMKDGQACACTARILQAMNPDGATRFSGMRVSWPEHIKTVEVRKSPRVSMVSPCQVTLPSGHLASCELRDLSEGGCSIAWMESRRAPTEGQLKLSFTLPGGIAVDKVLVTIRSVREVASVRMLGCQFEQIDEIVQNNIRLAIVSSVESMRTKQIERAVILDSNHDAVRPLVAALREEQFEVVVVSHLLEAAFWMESARPHALFIGHKQSELAVDQICRIVRETPNLEDLSVFVYGGEDTDLGRKVKRAGATDYFSSATTARGAVTLLTRGVTHSDAAAG; encoded by the coding sequence ATGGGGAATTGTGAGTCCTATTTGGCCGTGGGTCAGAACGTATTGCTGTCGCCTTATGGGGGTAAGGAATCGACGGTCCACTATCGAGTTGTGCTTCGTGGTTGGCAGGTAGGCAGTTGGATGTGGCTGGAAGTGCCGGAAGACTGCGAGAAGCTTCCACTTCTACTGGAAGATCACACGTGCGTGCTACGGTTCATGAAGGATGGTCAGGCGTGCGCATGCACGGCGCGCATACTCCAGGCCATGAATCCCGACGGAGCGACGCGTTTCTCCGGAATGCGAGTGTCGTGGCCGGAACACATCAAGACCGTAGAGGTTCGCAAGAGTCCTCGCGTGTCGATGGTTTCTCCCTGCCAGGTCACATTGCCAAGTGGTCATTTGGCATCGTGTGAGCTCCGAGACTTGAGTGAAGGAGGGTGTTCCATCGCGTGGATGGAATCGCGCCGTGCGCCCACGGAAGGGCAACTGAAGCTGTCGTTTACGTTGCCGGGCGGGATAGCCGTCGACAAGGTCCTGGTCACGATTCGGAGTGTGCGCGAAGTGGCATCTGTGCGGATGCTGGGATGCCAGTTCGAGCAGATCGACGAGATTGTGCAGAACAACATCCGTTTGGCGATTGTGTCGTCGGTTGAATCGATGCGCACAAAGCAAATCGAACGGGCCGTGATTCTCGATAGCAATCATGATGCGGTCCGCCCACTGGTCGCGGCGTTGCGCGAGGAGCAGTTTGAGGTTGTGGTCGTTTCACATCTCCTGGAAGCGGCCTTTTGGATGGAGAGTGCGCGGCCGCATGCGTTGTTCATCGGGCACAAGCAGAGCGAGCTGGCGGTTGACCAGATTTGCCGTATTGTTCGCGAGACGCCGAATCTCGAGGATCTATCCGTGTTTGTGTATGGAGGAGAGGACACGGATCTGGGGCGCAAGGTGAAGCGTGCCGGCGCGACGGATTATTTTTCGAGCGCAACTACCGCGCGCGGAGCGGTCACGCTTCTCACGCGGGGCGTTACCCATAGCGATGCGGCCGCGGGATAA